Below is a genomic region from Thalassophryne amazonica chromosome 3, fThaAma1.1, whole genome shotgun sequence.
agaatgtttcctgtaaacttgaagactgtggcagtaataagactggacttgtgctgagtaCAGActcatggacagatggatggacgcaaagccATCACAATACCCtaaggccatatttgatggcattCGGGTAATATACCAGCCCAAACATTTGCAACCTTCATATGAAATGTTTTCCACTACTTTGTATGTCCTACTTCTCAGTTTACAATTGCCTGCAAAAATGATCCCCTCTGTAACTACAAAACAGCCCATTTCTGTGCATCTGCTGTTAACTGTGTCCTCACTCCTTTCAGAAAAGGAACACATTTCTCtcctattttctggatgcactgtaaacacacacacatacctccAGAATAGATTAGCACGTTGCCGGAATGTTGACCTCAACTTATGTCCTTGATCATTTACTGATGCTAACCAAAATCAACTCACTTCTTTCCTTTCATAAGCCTGATGTACACGCCAGGTTTGACCAAACTTAGTTTAAGTATTTGTAAGACATCTTGCAAAATCCATGCACAGTTACCTAGAGACCAAGAGGACCGCACCAGCATCTACTTTTGGTGGAGTCACTAAAATTCTTAAACTTAATGTTTTACGGATTTCACCTTGTCGTAACGTCTGACAAAATAACAGCTATGCACAAAGTAAGAGAGCTCCTCAACTGTTAGGAGTCACGACGAGGATGTAAAAAGCTTAAGAATTTCTGAAGCAGATATTCTCACATTTCCCACTTAATGCAGTCACAGCAGAAATTAAAGTGATCACATCTGCACTACGGCAGCAGCGATGACTTGGGTCTGTCGCAATCTATCATCAGCAGAGTGATAATCCAAACAGTAAGATGATTACAGAGCCTTGCAGATGCCAGGCAATTTTTTGACTCTGCTTGTTGACATCACAAGTGTGACACATTTGTTAGCGGTAGGAAAGCAGAAATCTTAGGCAGAAAACCACATTTCAATATAAAAACACATCTTAGATGATTCATTCTGCAACTTAACCTCACAGTAacaggtatttgtaataaaatacttgaaaattaaaaaaaaaaaaaaaaaagatttcacagcagcagcagcttctgtgTAGTGACCACAGTGTCAACATATGAGCTGTCAAAGCGGCCACGCCCCTGAAGTGTTAGGATAATATGTGaacatgatgacaatgatgacttaaagacaataaatacagtttTAAATTGTGCCACTAGTTTTGCTCTTACATGCATTTTAATCCAAGATGTTTTCATTCCTTCAGTTTGCTTCCAGAGACTATTGTGCAACACTATGTTAAAAGCTGATGACAACAGCCATTGTTTCCccaccaaacaaaataaaataaaattaaataaataaataaataaataaaagtcagcATTCATGGGCAGTATTTACAGTTGTTTTCAAACTGTTCATTCTCTGACTAATATAATATGATCACTGCATTTATTTATCTGTTGTATTGTGCATTCTAACCAATGGGTCTTTCTGCTATTAACTACAATTAGTTACAGAAATTTTCAACACTCCATCTGTGACAATCTGGTAGTTTGTGCTAAATTTAATTCAAGCAGACTGAATGTTCTACCACAATGAGGTAATTTATCTCTTACTTTTCTGATTTTCATTGTCGTGAATGACCAGGAAGTATGACTAACACATTTTTCACTAAATTAAAACTTAGCCCTTACCAGAAGCAGCTGTgccccctcctcatttatctctgGAACAAAGTCAGTGATTGGGCgaggagagagaggggggaagtTTTTTCTTGACAGTGTAACATCAGTTGGCCACTCCTCCTCTGGTGGTAAGCCAATAACTCTGAAATGATATTGTTTTTAGGGAAAACTGTCAATAATATGACTCTgatacaaaaatatcacattccaGTTAAGCAAACGAGATAAAGTTACTCACTCAAAAATTTTCCCAAGTTGGTCCACTTCAGACTCGCCAAAGAACAAAGGCCTAACAGACAACAATGTTAAGATATTTAAAGTACAAAATGCTGGTGAAAAGTTAGAATACACATCTCTGTAATCCTATTCTGTGGATTTTATGCACAGTTTAGCATGTTGGACAGAATATCACATGAATATTGCAAAAGTCTGCCATGTTCCAGATAAAAACAGACTAGCTGCCAAATAAATATTCAAAATCAACAAATGTATACTGCATGAACCTTTTCTGTTACATCAATGATGTTGCTGCAGTGCATCACTTGACCACTAGATGGAACTAATGAGGAAGTCCAGGTTTATACTGACTGCCAAGTGCTGCGAGTCAGACTCGGCACATTTACCTAAAGAACCCCAAAGACAAATTACTTCTTGACAACAGCTGGCAGGAATGAGCTTAGTTCAATAACTAGATTATATAAAAGCAGCAGAAGAAATCAACAAGAAAGAGGAGAACGCATCAGTATCCACACAGTCTTAAAATGTAGCACCCACTTTACATCCTCCTGACAGATACAGCAAGAGATCAAAAAtatactgagagagagagagagagagagagagagagagagagagagagagagagagagagagagagagaaatagctTGCTTTGAATTAATTTAATGTGGTCAATATAGATGCAAAGGAGGATATTAAGAAAAGGCAAATTTATTTGCGATTAAAGCTTTTTTAATATGATCAACATTCATTAAATATCTGTGGGTTTTGGAGCATTTGTCAAACAAAAGCTTCATCTGTGTGAGTGGATTATGCAGAATTGTATCAAGTGTTTTATGGCcaaaatttaaaacatttcaaatgaTAAAGATACAGTGACAGCAAtagacatagagagagagagagagagagagagaaacaatttATACCAGCTCTTCATTATCTGGTGATATTCATCTGACTCACTTTCGCCTGAACATCTCAGCAAAGATGCAGCCGGTGCTCCAGATATCCACAGGAGTGGCATAACTGGACTGCAGCAGAACCTCAGGAGGGCGGTACCACAGGGTCACCACCTGAGGGACACCAACACAATAACCAAAAAACAGTGGAAGTAACAAATGttctttattaaaaaaacaaaaacaaactgcatAGTGACAAATgttacagagcatccagaaaagtattcacagtgctccaCTCTCTCCAGTTTTATGTCAGCCTCatgccaaaatggattaaattcattgttTCCCCCAAACgcctactcataacaccccataatgacaacctgaattttttttttaatttttcagatttatttaaaataaaatcacgtgtacgtaagtattcacaccctttgctcaatactttgttgatgcacttttggcagcaattacagcctcaggtcttcttgaatatgatgccacaagcttgatgcacctatctttgggcagttttgcccatttctctttgttgcacctctcaagctccatcaggttggatggggagcgtcactgcacagccattttcagatctctatagagatgttcaatcagattcaggtctgggctctggctgggccactcaaggacattcacagagttgtcctgaagccactcctttgatatcttggctgtgtgcttagggtcattgtctgttgccccagtctgaggtcaagagcgctctgcagcagtttttcatccaggatgtctctgtacattgctgcattcatctttccctcaatcctgactagtctctcagttcgtgccactgaaaaacatccccacagcatgatgctcccaccaccatgcttcactgtagagatggtacctggtttgctccaaacatgacacctggcagtcATGTCAAAGAGTCCCATCTTTgtctcagagaattttgtttttcctggtctgagagtccttcaggtgccttttggcaaactccagatggactgccatgtgccttttaccaagAAGTGGTTTtcatttggccactctaccacacaggcctgtttagtggattgctgcagagatggttgtccttctggaaggttatcctctctacacagaggaatgctggagctctgacagagtgaccattgggttctttgtcacttccctgactaaggcccttctccaccaATTGGTCAGTTCAGactggcagccagctctaggaagagtcctggtggatctgaacttcttccatttacggatgatggaggccactgtgctcattgggaccttcaaagaagcaaaaacgtttctgtacccttccccagatttgtgcctgtaGACAATCTTGGTTCTGAGGtcttcagacaattcctttgacttcatgtttggtttgtgctctgacatccactgtcaactgtgagaccttaaatgtagacaggtgtgtgtctttccacatcatgcccaatcaactgaatttaccctggTGGACTtctattaagctgtagaaacatctcagggccccttaacacacaacacaaaattaggcaaaagaagcagaaatgaggcgaaaatccaaacaaaaaacaaaatggggaatcgTGAAACATTTCACTTGCTCTCAAGAGGGACACGCGGTccgacaggcgtgcacgataccgcggcgacggtttcgtgcacaaaCAGTGTGAGCACCTGGAATGTGTGGCACCACATTGCGCGGCGGCTGTGGGGGggaccacaacaacaaaaaaaagaaataaaaaaacccaccccaatttctaatatttaatccctcttatcgagcagacaatacaagtacgaTCCTtatgttcctctgtacatgagcCATGGTGTCATGAAAtttcatgaatgaagcagtgcgctcttatgtccacatctgctggtctggtgtgtccagctggccctgcgTGCCCAGTGAGCAGCGCGCcgaaggacaccgcgtcatgtggaccacAGCTGATCAGGGGgtccttttcacctggcacagctTGCATCCtgttgcaaaggcgatatatgtttttatgtatttccacatgaggacagcaggcacacgcATCACGGTggagagttgtaaggtcatgtccttcataacacggtatgtgttctccagctgtgacttgcatgTCCACTGATCTCAACAGGAGCAGCTTGCCCACCTTTTTCGatcagcacacagaacaaagtgtcactctgtttctttgttctgtgattatttattttacttaattgttatgtaattatgtatgtagttactgtagtatttatttatatacttgtcctggctgtgttctctgtgtttttaatttaaaacgtcacgtgcactgagctgtcatttccagctgtcagtgagtggctggcccTTGATCAACTGAGAGGCGCCCtgccatgctgtgtgcgctcagacgtggctggcctgcccccatgtgatcttgtttgtacataattatcagcatgtcatgcaagtttgCCCCCCTCCCCTTGCACCACATGTGATGCGGGGGTGGGGGTGCACATGCACGCCACGTGTTGGGGGAGGCGAcacactggcacaccacatgttgtGGGGCACACTTGCTTGACATATACATTGCTTTGTAACAGCACActtgtgtggcacttagacaatcttcacagacagcttgaatgcggtcatctgcactccactatcgtgctgggagcgtgaatagccccgccttttctcatTGTCcaacgagtggtgttggatgttcgcatgtggcacctggaatatggccaacacctgccaagaggggATCGCATGGGCACCTGCGGGGCACttgctgtctttcggctgctggtatgcgtgaatggttgtggcgacagctctacgaggcatttgaggcggttccgatttttcacgagtggcatgcgatttctcctttgtgcgccagttagcctcaatcgtgttatgtgtgaatccCTGATTAGTGGAAacacgatgcacctgagctcaattttgagcttcatggcaaatggtgtgaatacttatgtacatgtaattccttaggttttttttttttgtaatacatttgcaaaaatctaaaaaaaacaaaaagaaaaaaaaaaagaaaaaactgacaGTCATTATggcatattgtgtgtagaattttgaggaaaaaaaattaatttcatccattttggaataaggctgtaacataatacgtggaaaaagtgaagtgctgtaatactttctggatgcactatacatAGGCTTTTTAAACAGTCAAGTTCACCAACAATTAAATGTCTGAGCTCATTTGTGTCAACACTTCCATTTTCCTACACATAGcatatttaaagtagacctgcattgaaataaatgtggtcagatttcagaaagaaatagctgatatgtatttataagacccttgtgaatgcagtaaagtaaatctgtaagcccaaatttgtaattcagcggagaaatcttcgtttaaaaatgacaaatttgcagctaaaatttagccctctgtgaaaacagtttgtacagccgtatcattttcatgacgtcagggacaagacgacgcgctcccgccttcagtccgatcccgcattgaaattgattttatctgttagtaatgttacttatacacgtcctggtttcaacatccaaaagtaagctgaaatgaatgtgagatacagatctgtatgctcagatcagcaacgacatcgacagcgggcgccgccGTTCTTCTCccactctctgcctccgctgcgcttattaagtctgcgggctcgttaaccgccgacacgggccactcacaccgcggcacaacaccggcatcgcctctctgtctactgaatggagctgcagcacacttggcacaagtcctgagattaccctcgctgttttaatgcgaagcggccggtacacctgctgctgcaaggacagacttcttgcggcaaaatccacagcaccgcacgtctcggcaatcagagccccagagctccatggacgctgagagaggtttatatatttttaatgactgggattctttgcgggtctcgcctccatatcccgcgatggtaccggaggcgaaagacagtagattttcattgcgacaccactcaatcaaacgggcgtatgaaaaagtcccccaaaataattttcaagcacaaataaaagaaatgtgtactcaccaaatgtgccgcaagacaatatgaagttttaaaaaaagtagatccttccgtataagacaagaaaaaggtgcagatgcaaactgacgtaaatccacaaattacaattggcgcaatgcatgctgggagagggtcttgtccgtgacgtctcggcagcgtccatgatgagagggacaatttgcggagggctaaatgttagctgtaaatttgtcattttcaaatgaagatttctccgttgaatgacagatctgggcttgcagatttactttactacattcagaaggatctcatgtgtaaatgtaagtcattttttgttcaaaaaatgtgACTGCatgtttttcaatgcaggtctcctttagaCCCACTTTGACTGAAAGCTTTCAAACTCCAGTTTCTCCTCATGCACATATTCCATTTTAATCAAACAATGTGTGTGTTAAGTCAGTCTACTTTATATCAATGTAGTTATAAAAATAGAATTAAAAAATCATTACAAAATAGATTAAGTTTTTCTTAACTGTGTCAGGTGGGCACTCTGGAGCCAAACAtgcacgcatatatatatatatatatatatatatatatatatatatatatatatatatatatatatatatatatatatatatatatatatatataaaaccatgaAATAATCAAAACATTTTGGATAAATTTCAGATTGTGATTTGAGAAATACTTGGCTAAAACATACAAAAAGCATTTGCCAAGTCCTTAGGCACCTTACCACAGGAGTAAGCGCCATGTGGCAGCTGTAGATCCTGGCAAGTCCAAAGTCAGCAAGCTTCACCTGGCCCTGGCTGGTTACCAAAATATTCTCTGGCTTTAGGTCTCGGTGCATCACACGATTAGAGTGAAGGAATGCAAGACCACACAACAGCTGCCTCATCAGATCCTGCAAAAGCACTCAGGCATTAGAGACTGTACTTGATAAACAGCCAAAGTAGCAAATCGCTAGTTCTGTGCTGACTTGTGACAAATTATGCTTTGTTTGACTCGTGTCTCACTTTGATTCGGTCAGGTGGTAATCCTGCAGCAGGCACTTTCTCTAGGTATGTCTTGAGATCTTGGTCCACATGCTCAAACACCAGAGTGACTTTAGTCTCCTGGTCTGATCGCTGGGTGGCACAAACGTCCATGAGCCTGCCGTGTACAATATAATCAGTGAGTTTTCTCAAAGTTGTTTCACAACAAACAGCACGACTGAATGAGTTGCAGACATGCTGTAGCTTGATAACCGTCTCACCTCACCACATTGGGATGGTCAAACTGTTCCAGTCTTCTCAACAGAGCTACTTCTCTGACTGTAGAATTTGGGAGGCCATTATGGTCCGTCTGGACACGCACGCTCTTCAGAGCCACAAACTGTCCACTCTCCGTGTCTCGAGCCTTATAAACGGTCCCGTAAGCTCCTCCCCCGATCTCTGCCACAGGTTCATATTGGATGCTGGTGCCGGAGGCCATGGCCAACTTCATACACACTGAGGGACAAATCACAGGTAAAGGTAGTGACTTCTATAACAATGGCGTATTATCAAGAACATGTTATTGCGTAAAGCACACTGCTTACTACTACATGGTACCTGGATTGACTTTACCCTCCATTTTTAGTTTTCTGTTAGCCAAACCTGGTGTTTGGTATCACCTCCATTGCAATTCCAAATGCGATGAGGTTAAACAAAAAACTCCTTTTTGTTAGGCAAGTAGTGTCGTCTGTATTGTAGTAAACTTTAAAGTTAAGCTATTCACTGATTAGTGTGTATCGTATTCTTCTTCTTTTATGTGTTGTGTCGTGTTGAAGATGACATCACAGATGCTTCAAGTGGCATCACTATGACGAGTCATGGGGTACAACAATCTGCAATAGAAAACAAAGCACCTGGTATAAAAGGTGAGGAGAGCTGAGCTGAGTCTAGAGATAAGGCCGATCCAAACCAATATCGGTATCTCGTTGCGATACAAACTTAATTCATGAATTGGAAATTTCCGACACAACCTGCAGAGTTTTCCGATCCAGGAACAGTCTGTGTGTGCTGAAATGTCTCCACAAGTGCTGCTGGCTGCGGAGTGTGGGGGTGTCTGAACGGAGGCGCAGAGCAATGAAACAGGTCTCTGTTCAGGAAATCCcttccaagccacattctgcacgtgttacaacagcgtggcttcgtagtaaaagagtgcagctactagactggcctgcctgaagtccagacctgtcgcccattgaaaatgtgtggcgcattatgaagcgcaaaatacgacaacggagaccccggactgttgaacaactgaagtcgtacatcaagcaagaatgggaaagaactccacctacaaagcttcaacaattagtgtcctcagttcccaaacgcttattgagtgttgttagaaggaaaggtgatgtaacacagtgataaacataccactgtcccagcttttttgaaatgtgttgcaggcatccatttccaaaatgagcaaatatttgcacaataacaaaatatcttatatcttgtctttgtggtgtattcaattgaatataggttgaagaggatttgcaaatcattgtattgtgtttttatttacatttttttcacaacatcccaatttcattggaatttgggttgtatttTGTACTAGAAATACTGCAAAGCAAGACAGGAatgtgcaatgtttgcaaagccgTTGTACCGAGTTTGAGAGCTCTGTTGCGACCTACGATACAGTGAACTGCCACATTAAAAAGCACAAGGAAATTTTAGCCGAGGTCAGAAAGTCTAAAGGAGCCGGgggtagggcagtcacaattattacaatattcaccaatcgcgattatttttcatattcgcgattacggtgaattatttattttattttatccacaaagcataaaacgactcagaatctgaagtcattgtgctgcagccttgcTCACTCTGTtttgctctcgtcttaaggcaggacaataacatggaggctgaggagcgatccgtcctgccgtctGGATAAGatagccgattaaaacagtggccgtcttctttaaagccgtctaaaatgcggagtttaccgaaggagctgtcgatgtttgtgtctgtgtgcgcacgcggagtcaacaggctccGAGGGAAGGGGGggatgagggagattcctgaatggaggcacgacacgttacagtctgagaaccatcagtgcacacagtgagcgcggagcagagagaggattttaacccgagtgaacatgttaaaaaacaaaaccaaaaaggtgaagctgcctttacttctctctgaactttctctcctggtgtgattctgccgttaccgtcctgttcacatcgtgtgtgcgtcgtatactgaatttatgagatcatgagatgaaataaatggtgaaatatctttaaaaacatatttaaaaaatgagaatatatgaatgaactgagcaaaaaaaaaaactgacatggagaagctgtggtgatgttcctactcacagatcacaaaaagcaggtgagaactctgaactttaacagctgttattttccaaaggtatttatttgttcaatcttgagtttaatgtagtgtttaagcacaaaacatgactaatgaggagaaacaatttcagaaatgcaacagaaacaaccacaaaccagaaaaacttgggactgtatgtaaaatgaagataaaaataaaaatgttgcactattcccagtttctccactcacagaagccaaacgttcttccagagttgtgtaaattATACTAccatagtagaatataaagaagggaaaaacgaAAAAAATAGACATAtttgtcaatcgcaattatttgtctgacaattaatcgtctccagaaattcctaatcgtgacagccctagctGGGGGGAATGGTGCAagaatttacccagactgaccaaCAATGACTCCAAAAATGAGTAAATGgtgattgtggcattttggaaatgcgcccttaccaaaaaatagtactgataagtatataaaaagtaaactagaagtatacttgaaacatacttgcatatactactttttggtaagggcggaAATGCGCTGTCGTGAAAACGGTATATGTACTCGGGgcaggtgtgccatctggtgttcaagagatgaaacttcagccactgaaccAACAATGGTCCCGTAATCATGTATACCATTAATCacatttatttcattcttttacGTTTGCgtgtgtttcagcattctaaagagctaatttcttggagagagggggagagagagacacacacagagagagagagagagagggagagcgctGTCTTTTCTCCACAAAATCTATACTTTTTCTTCACGAGCTGCTCTCTTttctccacttccaaagaaatccaGCTTATGAACTGACTGATTGTTCTGATTATTGGATTACTGAAGTGCAGTTAAACACGAGAGATCAGATTaatacagttatctgattattatggtcCTGTAAACGTGCTCCACTAcaggggagctcatctcgacagaacaccagcacCAATAATAATAGCCCACAGTCTGTGACCTAgctgtgaaaaaaataacaacaaacaaaaacctcaagTGCCGTCTGTGACAGGgtgcactttatttttttttcacaggagTGCCGCAAAAATTGCGTACAAGTACATGTAAAATGTCACCAAAaaccatgaaaaaataaataagggtaaattcttttctttaaataaaactgaattctttaaccaaaacatcaaatttaggcttgtatcttagatgcaccttctggcaaattgtagctgaactttcagatcttctttttaagaaaatcctcctcttaccacttcatcatgaagctgtataactggggatacaaaatatcctcatataaaatcaacaacaataataataataataataataatattaaagcaaacagagctctggtattggaatCGTGTTGGTATCAGCaggtatccaaattcaggtattgggatcgGAAGTTAAAAAAAGTGGATCATGCATCCATAGTAGAGTTGTAAGGTTAAGCAGGTATTGTGCTAGAAAGGCAACATATCATTGGCAGCATAATCTTCAATTaaccaatcaacatttatttacaaAGCCCTTTACAGTAGCCAGATGATTTTGCTTTACAACAAAATCAAAGa
It encodes:
- the cdk4 gene encoding cyclin-dependent kinase 4, translating into MKLAMASGTSIQYEPVAEIGGGAYGTVYKARDTESGQFVALKSVRVQTDHNGLPNSTVREVALLRRLEQFDHPNVVRLMDVCATQRSDQETKVTLVFEHVDQDLKTYLEKVPAAGLPPDRIKDLMRQLLCGLAFLHSNRVMHRDLKPENILVTSQGQVKLADFGLARIYSCHMALTPVVVTLWYRPPEVLLQSSYATPVDIWSTGCIFAEMFRRKPLFFGESEVDQLGKIFEVIGLPPEEEWPTDVTLSRKNFPPLSPRPITDFVPEINEEGAQLLLKMLTFDPLKRISALNALEHPYLHDEKTLSQTKS